The genomic stretch ATCACATCGGCCTCCCAATCCCCCAAATTGCTTTCGGCCCGATCCGATCGCAGCCAATCGGTTTTCAGCTGCCCGATTACCACATTTAATTCTTCCGAGACCTGTTTTTCCAATTCGGCTACCTTTTTCGCCACAACCGGATCCGGTGCGATCTTGCTCGGAAGCACGGGAATCAGATGCTCCGTATAACGCACAATGGTGTTGTGGGTCGTGTCAACCCAGAGGTCCAATTTCCCCAAGTAAGCGCCGTGCGCCCCGGCCTGGCAGATGATCGTGTGATTGACCACTTTCGGTTGTTTCAGAACCGTGTGGCTGTGTCCGCCAATGATGACGGCAATACCGGAAACTCTCGACGCCAGTTCTTCGTCCCGCTTGACCCCCATATGGCTGACAACCACAAAAAGATTAACGGAATCCTTTAGCGCACGCATATATTTCCGTACGACGCGCTCGGGGCTTAGAATTTTTAGCCCTTTTACATTTTGAGGAAGCGTGAGTCCCAATAAATTGGGTGTAATCACTCCAATAAATCCAATTTTCACCCCGTCTACCTTTTTAATCAGATAGGGCTTTACAAAGAGCTTTCCCGTTTCTTTATCAAAAATATTGGCAGAAATCACCGGAAATTTTGCTTGCGCAAGCTCTTTTTTCAGCCGGTCTTTTCCGTAATCAAATTCATGATTTCCAAGTGTAAACACATCCGGGCGAATCAGATTGAGGAGTTCAATCTGGGACATGCCTTTGGTCAAAACCGAAATGGGGGTTCCCTGAAATTCGTCACCGGCATGTACGGCCACGACCCAGCTTTTGCCCTTTCCGTATTTATCCAGATAAGCCTTTAGATAAGCTGCGCCTCCCACCTTTATTTTTTTCCCATTTTCTTTTTTAACCATCGGAACATTTTGCGAATGGAAGTCATTCCAATGCAAGATTCGAATGTGTTCCTGTCCGAAAACGCTCCCGGCGAAAAGAAAAAGAAGCAGGATGGCGGCACTCAGGCGCCGTTGAAAGATACGTTTCATGATCATCCTCATATTAAGACAACACGGTGGGAAAGCCTTCCCACATTCAGAGAAACCAATTTATGCAAATTCTTCTGACATCTTGCGAATGAGAAGCAAGAAGATGAATAAATGCCCGGCGGACTCGCCCTTGCCTCAATTGTCCTTTTTCATTTTAACATCAATGTAAACATTTTTCCGGAGGCTCTGAACCCATTTCTGGAATTCTTCGTT from Calditrichota bacterium encodes the following:
- a CDS encoding bifunctional metallophosphatase/5'-nucleotidase; this translates as MKRIFQRRLSAAILLLFLFAGSVFGQEHIRILHWNDFHSQNVPMVKKENGKKIKVGGAAYLKAYLDKYGKGKSWVVAVHAGDEFQGTPISVLTKGMSQIELLNLIRPDVFTLGNHEFDYGKDRLKKELAQAKFPVISANIFDKETGKLFVKPYLIKKVDGVKIGFIGVITPNLLGLTLPQNVKGLKILSPERVVRKYMRALKDSVNLFVVVSHMGVKRDEELASRVSGIAVIIGGHSHTVLKQPKVVNHTIICQAGAHGAYLGKLDLWVDTTHNTIVRYTEHLIPVLPSKIAPDPVVAKKVAELEKQVSEELNVVIGQLKTDWLRSDRAESNLGDWEADVMRAYAKTDIAFQNSGGLRKDLYAGPIRKRDVWEINPFSNYFVTFSVTGRELKTILEKNVNGRGEFLQVSGVRFTYDSRKPAGQRVLTVTVDGKPLVLSRTYTVCTNNFLADHFYRDFGIALNKRKLTYLPELDRNVFIQAIEKQKVIRSEKDGRIRDVSAVKTTKSRGL